One part of the Bacillus sp. FJAT-27916 genome encodes these proteins:
- the fliD gene encoding flagellar filament capping protein FliD: protein MAIRVSGLASGMDIDSIVKQLMDAERLPLNKLKQKKQILEWKRDDYRSMNTLLTDFRTKVLNMKLSSSYGAKQTSSSNESYVTATASSSASTASYQLSNVTKLATSASLTTVNKLSASADSKISTSSSLLSMNSQFANAITWAEGSVETAKFTATGSTVELPLAEGTILLDRPISVKVAGKALKADEYTINNGIITFTNTPEANAAIEVNYVTDKKVEKISLAEGATSFTLSKKAIAENSLTINGQAVTIDANNTFTAGSLSGKIDFATGQVTLNNAVDAAAEITVSYKQKYTAMDVETTTSKGAMQETFLFSADQSMSNVISKINSSKLGVTMFYDANSDSLSVTRTETGSFEANDIQFGQSDLTKALQLDTARYQAGTDAEFTLNGITTTRSSNNFTIDGVTFDLKQTFSGAVNIGITSDTTAVYDNIKSFVDSYNTLISEITKKTGEERKRDYQPLSDEEREGLSEAQAEKWDNIAKAGWLRNDATLRSVLTSMRQSMSNTVSTATGTFKTLSSIGITTTANYLDGGKLEINETKLKQALEDDPESVQALFASAEGIASKLQANITEATDKLKAKAGNAFSTNATFTIGRDLSDVESRITRFEDKLLNIEDRYYAQFTAMEKAIQNANSQSSYLSSYFSS from the coding sequence ATGGCAATCCGGGTATCTGGGTTAGCAAGCGGGATGGATATTGACTCCATCGTCAAGCAATTGATGGATGCAGAAAGACTTCCGCTTAATAAATTGAAGCAAAAGAAACAGATTCTTGAGTGGAAGCGGGATGATTACCGCTCGATGAATACGCTCCTGACCGACTTCCGCACTAAGGTGCTGAACATGAAACTCAGCTCAAGCTACGGGGCGAAGCAAACGAGCAGCTCAAACGAGTCCTATGTAACCGCAACAGCGTCCTCATCTGCCAGTACGGCAAGCTATCAGCTCTCCAATGTGACGAAGCTGGCGACATCAGCAAGCCTGACAACCGTAAATAAACTATCTGCCAGTGCAGACAGCAAAATCAGCACAAGCAGCTCCCTGCTTTCTATGAATAGTCAATTTGCGAACGCCATCACTTGGGCAGAAGGCAGCGTCGAGACGGCGAAATTCACAGCCACTGGTTCGACGGTCGAACTTCCTCTCGCGGAAGGAACCATCTTGCTTGATCGTCCAATCAGCGTAAAGGTGGCTGGAAAGGCCCTTAAAGCGGATGAATACACGATTAACAATGGCATCATCACATTCACAAACACACCAGAAGCCAACGCCGCCATTGAAGTGAATTACGTCACAGATAAAAAGGTAGAAAAGATCTCCCTTGCAGAAGGAGCAACAAGCTTTACCTTATCGAAAAAAGCAATCGCCGAGAATTCACTTACCATCAATGGCCAAGCTGTTACCATTGACGCGAATAATACCTTCACCGCTGGTTCTCTATCAGGAAAGATTGATTTTGCCACTGGGCAGGTAACGTTAAATAATGCGGTGGATGCGGCTGCTGAGATTACGGTCTCCTACAAGCAAAAGTACACCGCAATGGATGTGGAGACCACCACCTCTAAAGGAGCGATGCAGGAGACCTTCCTCTTTTCGGCTGACCAGTCGATGAGTAATGTCATCAGCAAAATCAACTCCTCCAAGCTTGGGGTTACGATGTTCTATGATGCCAACTCTGACAGTCTATCCGTAACAAGAACAGAGACAGGCAGCTTTGAGGCAAATGATATCCAGTTCGGCCAATCCGATTTGACCAAAGCCTTGCAGCTCGATACGGCACGTTACCAGGCAGGAACAGATGCGGAATTCACCCTTAATGGCATCACGACTACCCGCTCAAGTAATAACTTCACGATAGACGGGGTAACATTTGACCTGAAGCAAACCTTCTCAGGTGCGGTCAATATTGGCATTACAAGTGACACGACAGCTGTTTATGACAATATTAAGAGCTTTGTAGATTCCTATAATACGCTGATCAGCGAGATTACGAAGAAAACAGGCGAGGAACGGAAACGTGACTATCAGCCGCTATCTGATGAAGAGCGTGAGGGTTTGTCAGAAGCCCAGGCTGAGAAGTGGGACAATATCGCAAAGGCAGGATGGCTTCGCAATGATGCAACCCTTCGAAGTGTATTGACCTCCATGCGCCAAAGCATGTCCAATACGGTAAGTACGGCAACGGGCACGTTTAAGACGCTTAGCAGCATCGGCATTACAACAACTGCGAACTATTTAGACGGCGGGAAGCTGGAAATCAACGAAACGAAATTAAAGCAGGCGCTTGAGGATGACCCGGAAAGCGTACAGGCCTTATTTGCCTCAGCAGAAGGAATTGCCTCCAAGCTTCAGGCGAATATTACGGAAGCAACTGATAAGCTGAAGGCAAAGGCAGGAAATGCGTTCAGTACGAATGCGACTTTTACGATCGGCCGGGATTTGAGTGATGTAGAATCCCGCATTACACGGTTTGAGGATAAGCTCTTGAATATTGAAGATCGCTATTATGCACAATTTACAGCGATGGAGAAGGCGATTCAGAATGCGAATAGCCAATCAAGCTATCTATCATCCTATTTCTCCAGTTAA
- the secA gene encoding preprotein translocase subunit SecA, producing MGILNKLFDPNKSELKRLTKTAAKVEALASMAEGLSDEQLTAKTDEFRERYANGESLDDMLPEAFAVVREASRRVLGMYPFNVQLMGGIALHEGNISEMKTGEGKTLTSTMPVYLNAITGKGVHVITVNEYLASRDANEMGQLYNFLGLSVGLNLAGMSREEKQEAYNADITYGTNNEFGFDYLRDNMVLYKEQMVQRPLHFAVIDEVDSILIDEARTPLIISGSAKKSTQLYMQANAFVRTLTKEQDYTYDEKTKSVQLTEDGMSKAERAFGIDNLFDISHVALNHHIGQALKAHASMHLDVDYVVQDGEIVIVDQFTGRLMKGRRYSDGLHQAIEAKEGLEIQNESMTLATITFQNYFRMYQKLAGMTGTAKTEEEEFRNIYNMNVIAIPTNRDIIRDDRSDLIFATMEGKFKAVVEDIAERHAKGQPVLVGTVAIETSEYVSELLKKKGVPHSVLNAKQHEREGNIILDAGQPGAVTIATNMAGRGTDIKLGEGVAELGGLAVIGTERHESRRIDNQLRGRSGRQGDPGVTQFYLSLEDELMRRFGSENIKSMMSRLGMGDDQPIQSKMVSRAVESAQKRVEGNNYDARKQLLEYDDVLRQQREIIYKQRFDVLDNDNLRGIVESMIRSSLERNVYAFGPDGESEEWNIQGLLDYVYANLLPENSLDEAALKELDGEEIVNLLFDKIIEKYNEKEEQLSTEQMREFEKVIVLRAVDSKWMDHIDTMDQLRQGIHLRAYAQINPLNEYQQEGFRMFEAMIASIEDDVAKYIMKAEIRNNLEREEVVKGQAVNPKADGEVKKQPKRNEDKAVGRNAPCPCGSGKKYKNCHGK from the coding sequence ATGGGGATCTTGAATAAATTGTTTGACCCTAATAAATCTGAACTGAAAAGGCTGACGAAAACAGCTGCAAAGGTGGAGGCATTGGCTTCCATGGCAGAGGGTCTTTCAGATGAACAACTGACAGCTAAAACGGATGAATTCCGCGAACGCTATGCGAATGGAGAATCGCTTGACGATATGCTTCCTGAGGCTTTTGCGGTCGTTCGTGAGGCTTCACGCCGTGTGCTAGGCATGTATCCATTTAATGTGCAGTTAATGGGTGGTATCGCCTTGCACGAAGGGAATATTTCCGAGATGAAAACCGGGGAAGGTAAAACGTTAACGTCTACCATGCCCGTCTATTTGAATGCCATCACAGGAAAAGGCGTTCATGTCATCACGGTCAACGAATACCTTGCTAGTCGTGACGCTAATGAAATGGGACAGCTTTATAATTTCTTAGGACTGTCTGTCGGCTTGAATTTAGCTGGCATGTCCCGTGAGGAAAAGCAAGAAGCCTATAATGCGGACATTACTTATGGAACGAATAATGAGTTTGGGTTCGATTACTTGCGTGATAATATGGTGCTCTACAAAGAGCAAATGGTGCAGCGTCCGCTTCACTTTGCCGTCATTGATGAGGTTGACTCCATCTTGATCGATGAAGCGCGGACACCGCTCATTATTTCTGGTTCAGCGAAGAAATCCACACAATTATATATGCAGGCGAATGCCTTTGTTCGTACGCTGACGAAAGAGCAGGATTATACGTACGATGAGAAGACGAAGAGTGTTCAGTTAACGGAAGATGGGATGAGCAAGGCAGAGCGTGCCTTTGGCATTGATAACTTATTTGATATCAGCCATGTTGCCTTAAACCATCATATCGGACAAGCCTTGAAGGCACATGCGTCCATGCATTTGGATGTCGATTATGTCGTTCAAGACGGTGAGATTGTCATTGTTGACCAATTCACCGGCCGTTTGATGAAAGGACGCCGTTACAGCGACGGTCTTCACCAGGCAATTGAGGCAAAAGAAGGGCTTGAAATCCAAAACGAGAGCATGACCCTTGCGACAATTACATTCCAAAACTACTTCCGTATGTATCAAAAGCTTGCCGGTATGACAGGTACAGCGAAAACGGAAGAAGAGGAATTCCGCAATATTTATAATATGAACGTTATCGCGATTCCAACGAACCGTGACATCATTCGTGATGACCGTTCTGACTTGATTTTCGCCACAATGGAAGGCAAGTTCAAGGCGGTTGTTGAAGATATCGCAGAACGCCATGCGAAAGGGCAGCCAGTGCTCGTTGGTACGGTAGCGATTGAGACAAGTGAATATGTCTCCGAGCTCTTAAAGAAAAAGGGTGTCCCGCATAGTGTCTTGAATGCGAAGCAGCATGAGCGGGAAGGAAATATCATTCTTGATGCCGGACAGCCCGGCGCTGTGACCATCGCGACCAACATGGCCGGCCGTGGTACAGATATCAAGCTTGGTGAAGGTGTGGCAGAGCTTGGCGGTTTAGCTGTCATCGGTACGGAGCGCCATGAATCACGCCGTATCGATAACCAGCTCCGTGGTCGTTCTGGACGTCAAGGGGACCCTGGTGTGACTCAGTTCTACCTCTCTTTGGAGGATGAATTGATGCGCCGTTTCGGCTCCGAGAACATTAAGAGCATGATGTCCCGCCTTGGCATGGGCGATGATCAGCCAATCCAAAGCAAGATGGTATCAAGAGCTGTGGAATCTGCGCAAAAACGCGTTGAGGGCAATAACTATGATGCCCGTAAACAATTGCTTGAATATGATGATGTTCTTCGTCAGCAGCGTGAAATCATCTACAAGCAGCGCTTTGATGTACTTGATAACGATAATTTACGCGGCATTGTTGAGTCTATGATTCGCTCCTCCCTTGAACGCAATGTGTATGCATTCGGTCCGGATGGAGAGAGTGAGGAGTGGAATATCCAGGGTCTTCTCGATTATGTGTATGCAAATCTATTGCCTGAGAACTCCTTGGATGAGGCAGCATTGAAGGAGCTTGACGGGGAAGAAATCGTCAACCTTCTCTTTGATAAGATTATCGAGAAATACAATGAGAAGGAAGAACAGCTTTCAACCGAGCAAATGCGTGAATTCGAGAAAGTTATCGTTCTTCGTGCGGTTGATAGCAAATGGATGGATCATATTGATACGATGGACCAATTGCGTCAAGGAATCCATTTACGTGCCTATGCTCAAATCAATCCATTGAATGAATATCAGCAGGAAGGCTTCAGAATGTTCGAGGCTATGATTGCCTCCATCGAGGATGATGTAGCAAAATACATCATGAAGGCCGAGATTCGCAATAATCTCGAGCGTGAGGAAGTTGTCAAAGGACAGGCCGTTAATCCAAAGGCTGACGGTGAAGTGAAGAAACAGCCGAAGCGCAATGAGGATAAAGCGGTGGGACGTAATGCCCCTTGCCCATGCGGTTCTGGTAAAAAATATAAAAATTGTCATGGCAAATAA
- a CDS encoding EscU/YscU/HrcU family type III secretion system export apparatus switch protein: MRYVNQMNRRKVNGPSAAVLRYKEGQETAPQLVAHGTGSVAQKIIEMARQNDIHLQEDETLVSHLLDLDLGDSIPPQLYAVIAEILLLLEELDKEYGG, translated from the coding sequence ATGAGGTATGTCAATCAGATGAATCGAAGGAAAGTGAATGGACCGAGTGCCGCTGTCCTGCGTTATAAGGAAGGTCAGGAAACCGCACCGCAGCTCGTTGCGCACGGCACCGGCAGCGTGGCCCAGAAGATTATTGAAATGGCCCGTCAGAATGATATCCATCTGCAGGAGGATGAGACCTTGGTCAGTCATCTTCTTGATTTGGACTTAGGTGATTCCATCCCTCCGCAGCTCTATGCGGTCATCGCGGAGATTCTTCTATTACTGGAGGAACTGGATAAAGAATACGGCGGGTGA
- the fliS gene encoding flagellar export chaperone FliS: MEYLTEELIVQKSSQELTALLYEGLIGHLEEALGCIEQKNMIAANQSLQKASDIIQRLGVGLRYEAGPLAENLDSLYNYMADRTIEANYRKDTDQIKHVKELAETLAAAWNEAMHRKEQSSSVMQKVSAYENHVMRTKR, encoded by the coding sequence ATGGAATATTTAACAGAAGAGTTGATTGTCCAGAAATCGTCTCAGGAGTTAACGGCCCTTCTGTATGAAGGCTTAATCGGTCATTTGGAGGAGGCGCTTGGCTGCATTGAGCAAAAGAATATGATAGCGGCGAATCAGAGCCTGCAAAAGGCGAGTGACATCATTCAGCGGCTAGGTGTTGGTCTGCGCTATGAGGCAGGACCGCTGGCGGAGAACTTGGACAGCCTTTACAACTATATGGCTGATCGGACTATCGAGGCCAATTACCGTAAAGATACGGATCAAATCAAGCATGTAAAAGAACTCGCCGAAACACTTGCAGCAGCTTGGAATGAAGCCATGCACAGGAAAGAGCAGTCATCATCGGTCATGCAAAAGGTATCTGCTTATGAAAACCACGTCATGAGAACAAAACGATAA
- the fliS gene encoding flagellar export chaperone FliS, which yields MALHNPYQAYQSNAVTTASPGELTLMLYNGCLKFIKAGRMAMDNKEIEKRNENLLKAQNIINELRVTLNMEIEVSKNMMAMYDYILRRLIEANMKNDPAILDEVEELVVGLRDTWKQAIQLNRQKQFAGGDRA from the coding sequence ATGGCTTTACATAATCCCTATCAGGCTTACCAATCCAATGCCGTCACAACGGCTTCTCCTGGTGAATTGACGCTGATGCTTTATAATGGCTGCCTCAAGTTTATCAAGGCAGGCAGAATGGCGATGGACAACAAGGAGATCGAGAAGCGGAATGAGAATCTCCTGAAGGCGCAAAATATCATTAACGAGCTGCGAGTGACCTTGAATATGGAGATCGAGGTCTCGAAGAATATGATGGCGATGTATGATTACATTTTGCGCCGGCTGATTGAAGCGAATATGAAGAATGATCCGGCCATCCTGGATGAGGTGGAGGAGCTCGTCGTAGGCTTGCGTGACACCTGGAAGCAGGCGATTCAATTAAACCGGCAGAAACAATTTGCCGGAGGAGACCGGGCATAA
- the hpf gene encoding ribosome hibernation-promoting factor, HPF/YfiA family yields MNYNIRGENIEVTPAIRDYVEKKVGKLERFFSDTPNANVHVNLKVYADKNAKVEITIPLPNLVLRAEETNTDMYACIDIINDKLERQIRKYKTKINRRSRDTGKEVFVTPEGDLEPEVQEDEDKLEVVRVKRFDLKPMDSEEAILQMDMLGHNFFIYTDAETDGTHIVYKRKDGKYGLIEAVN; encoded by the coding sequence ATGAATTACAACATTCGTGGTGAAAACATTGAGGTAACTCCAGCAATCAGAGATTACGTAGAGAAAAAAGTTGGAAAATTGGAAAGATTCTTTTCTGATACACCAAATGCCAATGTACATGTTAATCTGAAAGTTTACGCTGATAAAAACGCAAAAGTTGAAATTACCATTCCGCTTCCAAACCTTGTATTGCGAGCAGAAGAAACCAACACAGATATGTATGCGTGCATTGACATTATTAACGATAAATTAGAAAGACAAATTCGCAAATATAAAACAAAAATCAATCGTCGCTCCCGTGACACAGGCAAAGAAGTATTCGTCACTCCAGAAGGCGACCTTGAACCAGAAGTGCAAGAAGATGAAGACAAGCTTGAAGTTGTCCGTGTAAAACGCTTCGATCTTAAACCAATGGACAGTGAAGAAGCCATCCTTCAAATGGACATGCTCGGCCACAACTTCTTCATCTACACAGATGCAGAAACAGACGGCACACACATCGTCTACAAACGTAAAGACGGTAAATACGGTTTGATTGAAGCCGTTAACTAA
- the ltrA gene encoding group II intron reverse transcriptase/maturase — protein sequence MRQSQKTGQSGYRQRDNVEHEGYDEVRSTFHGEQNNQNGVNLFERILSRDNLNLAYLQVVRNKGVAGVDGMTCEQLLPYLKEHREELLAQLRDGTYKPSPVLRVEIPKSNGGKRKLGIPTVIDRMLQQAINQVLQPLFEPTFSDNSFGFRPKRSAHDAIRRAQTYYKEGYRYVVDIDMKAYFDTVNHDKLMYFIERKVTDKRVLRLIRLYLQSGIMTNGLVERSEKGTPQGGNLSPLLSNIYLNEFDQLLEKRGHKFVRYADDCNIYVKSRRAAQRVMNKAIDYLEGTLKLTVNREKSAVGSPLKRKFLGFCLLTTKTGVKIRPHNKVKVSVKAKLKKITKRNRGRSLEIILKEIRQLMTGWLNYYGISEMKGFMNELNGWLKRRIRQYIWKQWKYPRTRRKNLIQLGIEKQKAYEWSNTRKSYWCISKSYVLHRSLTDKELARHGYEDISVKYQLIHSSY from the coding sequence GTGCGACAATCGCAGAAAACAGGACAATCTGGCTATCGTCAGAGAGATAATGTGGAACATGAAGGGTATGACGAAGTGCGTAGCACTTTTCATGGTGAACAGAACAATCAAAATGGTGTAAATCTGTTTGAGAGAATCCTATCAAGGGATAATCTCAATCTTGCTTACCTTCAAGTTGTCAGAAATAAAGGAGTGGCTGGAGTCGATGGCATGACATGCGAACAGTTACTTCCGTACTTGAAGGAACATCGGGAGGAATTACTAGCGCAACTCCGAGATGGAACATATAAACCTTCTCCCGTCTTACGGGTAGAAATCCCGAAATCTAATGGAGGAAAGCGTAAACTAGGTATTCCAACCGTCATCGACCGAATGCTTCAACAAGCTATCAATCAAGTCTTACAACCATTATTTGAACCGACCTTTTCGGATAATAGCTTTGGGTTTCGTCCAAAACGTAGTGCTCATGATGCCATTAGAAGAGCACAGACGTACTACAAAGAAGGGTATAGATACGTAGTAGACATTGATATGAAAGCTTATTTTGATACGGTGAATCATGACAAACTTATGTACTTTATCGAGAGAAAGGTAACGGATAAGCGTGTCCTACGACTGATTCGTTTATACCTTCAGAGTGGCATCATGACAAATGGGCTGGTTGAGCGATCGGAGAAAGGAACACCGCAAGGTGGAAACCTATCCCCATTACTCAGTAATATCTATCTTAATGAATTTGACCAGCTTTTAGAGAAGCGCGGACACAAGTTTGTGCGTTACGCGGATGACTGTAACATCTACGTGAAGAGCCGACGTGCAGCGCAACGAGTGATGAACAAGGCCATTGACTATCTTGAAGGGACATTAAAGCTCACCGTTAATCGTGAAAAAAGTGCCGTAGGCAGTCCGTTGAAACGAAAGTTTCTGGGATTCTGTCTGCTTACGACAAAAACGGGGGTCAAAATTCGTCCTCATAATAAGGTGAAAGTATCGGTAAAAGCAAAGCTGAAGAAAATCACAAAGCGTAACCGGGGAAGAAGCCTTGAAATCATTCTAAAGGAAATCCGTCAGCTTATGACTGGTTGGCTAAACTACTATGGTATTAGCGAAATGAAAGGGTTTATGAATGAATTGAATGGATGGTTGAAGCGAAGAATCAGACAATATATCTGGAAACAATGGAAATATCCACGAACAAGAAGGAAAAATCTGATTCAATTGGGTATCGAAAAGCAAAAGGCTTATGAATGGTCGAACACTCGGAAGAGTTATTGGTGTATCTCCAAGAGTTACGTCCTTCATCGGTCCTTAACAGATAAAGAGCTGGCACGTCACGGATATGAAGACATATCTGTGAAATACCAGCTCATTCACTCAAGCTATTGA
- a CDS encoding flagellin N-terminal helical domain-containing protein, which yields MKINHNIAALNTYRQLAANQANSAKNLEKLSSGMRINKAADDAAGLSISEKMRSQIRGLDVAERNALDGISLIQTAEGALSSVTEILQRMRELAVQSSTGTNTTEDRDAIQTEITQLKLEIDRISDTTEFNKQNLMGANTTFSLMVGANAAQTIDVAISKMDSAALGLTNVNLTTAQGANTAITTLDAALKTVTAQRSSLGAMQNRLEYTVENLSSMNENITAAESRIRDVDMALEMTEYTKNNILNQSAQAMLAQANQMPQGVLQLLQ from the coding sequence ATGAAAATCAATCATAATATTGCTGCCCTGAATACATATCGCCAGCTTGCCGCAAACCAAGCGAACTCTGCGAAAAACCTGGAGAAACTATCCTCCGGAATGCGCATCAATAAGGCAGCGGATGATGCGGCTGGTCTATCTATTTCGGAGAAAATGCGCTCGCAAATCCGCGGTCTTGATGTAGCGGAGCGCAATGCGCTTGACGGTATTTCATTGATTCAAACAGCGGAAGGCGCCCTATCGTCTGTGACGGAAATCCTGCAGCGGATGAGAGAGCTCGCTGTACAAAGCTCAACCGGTACGAATACAACCGAGGACCGAGATGCCATTCAAACGGAAATTACCCAATTGAAGCTAGAGATTGACCGGATAAGCGATACGACGGAATTTAACAAACAAAATCTAATGGGAGCAAATACAACTTTCTCCCTCATGGTCGGTGCAAATGCAGCGCAAACCATTGATGTGGCCATCAGTAAAATGGATTCTGCGGCCCTCGGATTAACGAATGTAAACTTAACAACAGCTCAGGGTGCGAACACGGCCATTACGACTCTAGATGCTGCTTTGAAAACGGTCACGGCCCAGCGCTCCAGCCTTGGTGCCATGCAAAACCGTCTGGAATACACGGTCGAAAACCTTTCAAGCATGAATGAAAACATTACGGCTGCTGAATCACGCATCCGTGATGTAGATATGGCACTTGAGATGACAGAGTATACAAAGAACAATATCTTGAATCAATCTGCTCAAGCGATGCTTGCTCAAGCAAACCAGATGCCACAAGGTGTACTGCAATTATTACAATAA
- a CDS encoding flagellar protein FliT, whose amino-acid sequence MKALEDYYQVTKEMIEMLEGEEWEKNRGKAIVQLDSSILKREKLQLEIKPPFSDAERALGERCVALNLRLSELMGMKKQEIAAEIKRVKVQKRHNQKYANPYESVMTDGFYYDKRK is encoded by the coding sequence GTGAAAGCGTTGGAAGACTATTATCAAGTCACGAAGGAAATGATAGAGATGCTTGAGGGAGAGGAATGGGAGAAGAATCGGGGGAAGGCTATTGTGCAGCTTGACAGCTCCATCCTCAAGCGGGAGAAGCTCCAGCTGGAGATCAAGCCCCCTTTTTCGGATGCAGAACGAGCATTGGGTGAACGCTGTGTCGCTTTGAACCTGAGACTGTCTGAACTAATGGGAATGAAAAAGCAAGAGATCGCGGCAGAAATTAAACGGGTCAAGGTTCAAAAGCGGCATAATCAAAAATATGCCAATCCCTATGAATCGGTTATGACAGATGGATTTTATTATGATAAGAGGAAATGA
- the prfB gene encoding peptide chain release factor 2 (programmed frameshift) encodes MEIAEIRNELEKTAKRLADFRGSLDLEEKEARIMELDEIMSEPEFWNDQQKAQGIISEANGLKEQVGEFNSLNESYENLELTFELIKEEPDEDLQGELESELTELSERLNAFELQLLLSEEYDKNNAILELHPGAGGTESQDWASMLLRMYTRWAEKKGFKVETLDYLPGDEAGVKSVTLGIRGHNAYGYLKAEKGVHRLVRISPFDSSGRRHTSFVSCEVMPEFNDEINIEIRTEDLKIDTYRASGAGGQHINTTDSAVRITHIPTNVVVTCQSERSQIKNREAAMKMLKSKLYQREIEQQEAELAEIRGEQKEIGWGSQIRSYVFHPYSMVKDHRTNAETGNIGAVMDGDIDMFIDAYLRSKLS; translated from the exons ATGGAAATCGCAGAAATTCGCAATGAGTTAGAAAAAACAGCCAAGCGCTTGGCGGACTTTAGGGGGTCTCTT GACTTAGAAGAGAAAGAAGCGCGCATTATGGAGCTTGATGAAATCATGTCTGAGCCTGAATTCTGGAACGACCAGCAGAAGGCCCAAGGCATCATCAGTGAAGCCAATGGCTTGAAAGAGCAGGTTGGTGAATTCAACTCCTTAAATGAATCCTACGAAAATCTCGAGCTAACCTTTGAATTGATCAAAGAAGAGCCGGATGAAGATCTTCAGGGTGAGCTTGAATCTGAACTTACCGAGCTATCTGAGCGTTTGAATGCCTTCGAGCTTCAATTGCTGCTCAGTGAAGAATATGATAAGAATAATGCCATCCTTGAATTGCATCCAGGTGCCGGCGGAACCGAGTCTCAGGACTGGGCATCCATGCTCCTTCGTATGTACACAAGATGGGCAGAGAAAAAAGGCTTCAAGGTGGAAACACTTGATTACCTTCCAGGCGATGAGGCTGGCGTGAAGAGCGTAACGCTTGGCATTCGCGGTCATAATGCCTACGGTTATTTGAAGGCGGAGAAAGGGGTACACCGTTTGGTTCGTATCTCCCCATTCGATTCATCTGGCCGCCGTCATACCTCCTTCGTATCATGTGAGGTTATGCCAGAATTCAATGATGAAATCAACATCGAAATCCGCACAGAAGATTTGAAGATTGACACATACCGAGCAAGCGGCGCCGGCGGTCAGCATATCAATACGACTGACTCTGCCGTTCGTATCACGCATATCCCGACGAATGTTGTGGTCACTTGCCAATCTGAGCGTTCTCAAATCAAAAACCGTGAAGCAGCCATGAAAATGCTGAAATCTAAGCTCTATCAACGTGAAATCGAGCAGCAGGAAGCAGAGCTCGCTGAGATTCGCGGAGAGCAAAAAGAAATCGGCTGGGGCAGCCAAATCCGCTCCTACGTCTTCCACCCATACTCCATGGTCAAAGACCACCGTACAAATGCTGAAACAGGCAATATCGGTGCGGTTATGGATGGCGACATTGATATGTTTATCGACGCATACTTGCGTTCTAAACTTTCGTAA
- a CDS encoding YaaR family protein, producing the protein MDVQRIGKTALHKADRKGEAAKGTVSFKEVIGTRRADMTYERLSRKMQEIEVQGKVLADTQSIDHLRKYKKLVKDFMDDAVKSGLQLEERRGFSQRGSAKVYKLVKEVDQKLLELTNAVLDKEEKGLSLLGMIGDIQGMLINIYT; encoded by the coding sequence GTGGACGTACAGCGAATAGGAAAGACTGCCTTACATAAGGCAGATCGGAAGGGAGAAGCGGCCAAGGGTACCGTTTCCTTCAAGGAGGTCATTGGCACGCGCCGTGCGGATATGACGTATGAAAGACTCAGCAGAAAAATGCAGGAGATTGAGGTGCAAGGCAAGGTGCTTGCCGATACGCAATCTATTGATCACCTGCGCAAATATAAAAAGCTCGTCAAGGATTTCATGGATGATGCCGTCAAGAGCGGCCTGCAGCTTGAGGAGCGGCGTGGCTTCAGCCAGCGTGGTTCGGCGAAAGTCTACAAGCTGGTGAAAGAGGTCGATCAGAAGCTGCTCGAATTGACGAATGCGGTCTTGGATAAAGAGGAAAAGGGTCTCAGCCTGCTCGGGATGATTGGGGATATACAAGGGATGCTTATCAATATTTATACATGA